Within Bacillota bacterium, the genomic segment ACCTTTGCCACTACCATTCTGGCGCCAGAATTGGAATATGCTATCTACGCCGGCATACTTATTTCATTACTTCTATATCTTAAAGATAATGGTGATGCTACGGTGCGTATGCTCTCGCTGTCGGGTAAAGAAGGTAAAAAAATCATCGAAACCAACGTCCAACCCAAGAGCAATCTGCCCCTGGGTTTGCCCATCGCCATCATTCAGTTGGACGGTAACCTCTACTTTGGCAACTCTTCCGACCTGGAAGAGAAATTAAGCCTTACCCGTGGTGATGCCAGGGTATACATATTGAAGTTTAAAGGTGTATCACTCCTTGATATAACCGCTATGGAAGTTATTGAAAACTTTATCGAAAGGGCCCAACATGAAGGCAAAAAAGTTTTATTGTGCGGCATTCGACCGGAATTAAAGGAAAAAATGCAGAGGTGTCATCTCACTAAATGCGTCGGTGAAAATAATATCTTTCTTGCCGGCAACGAGGCATATCTGTCACTGCAGAAATCACTGCAACGGGCTGAAGCTCTATTGAAGGAACTTACCCTGCCCGGGCCTGTTGCTGCCGTTGAAGCAGTGCCTAGTGCACTCGGTGCATCACCGAGTGCTGCACCGCCTCCCCCAATAGCTAAAGTTCCACGGCTGAAGCGTCTGGCGGGTTGGATGGAGAAATACTTACAGGAGCCTTTTTACCTGGCTGAGACCATTAAAATGCAAATTAGCACCAAAAGTTAGCATAGATGCCCATGCCGCCGGCGCGGCATAATCAGAGGACAGGCTTAATAAAAGGCTCAAATATCAGGTAATCCCTGGTTTTGAGCCTTTTTCCTATCTTAAACCTACCTCCCTGTTGTAAGTCCCCGACGATGGAATGACTGAGGATACTATGGTTTGATACATGGAAGCACAGAACATAGTTACCAGGACGGTGGCCATATATATGACCAGGTATGCACTAAGGAAACCGATTTACAGTTAGTGAAGGCTATAGCATTTCAATATACCCTTCCGTTCCGTTCACCCGGATCCGCTGCCCGTCTTTTATGAGCTTCGTGGCGTTTTCCACGCTTACCACTGCCGGAAGACCATATTCACGCGCAATAACGGCGCCATGAGTCATCAGCCCACCCACTTCCGTGACCAAGCCTTTGACGGATACAAATACCGGCGTCCAACTGGGGTCAGTAAAAGCGGTGACCAAAATATCGCCATCCTCGATGTCGGCGTCCGCCATCTTTAAAACTACTCGTGCGCGTCCCTCAATGATGCCGGATGAAACTGGTAGGCCCGCCAGTGCACCCTTAGGAATACCGGCGGTGTTGTACTCACCGGACATAACCTCGCCCTCGGAGGTCATCAGTCGCGGAGGCGTCAGCTGCTCATAGATCTTGTACTCCTCTTTTCTCTTGGTTATGATACTGTAATCCAGCCGGTTGGTACGAACAGCCTCCCTCAATTCCCCAAAGGACAGATAGTATATATCCTCCTTCTCCCGGATGACCCCCTTTTGCACGAGCCTGGCAGCTTCCTTCAGCAGAGCCTGCTTATAAATCCAGTAACGTTGGATAAAAGCATACTTGGGATATTCCCTGTAGCCGATAAAATTGCGTAAAACGCTGATCATCTTTTTTGTCTTTTTGGCCTTTTGTTTCCCTCCGGGCAATTGCTCCAAGCGACTTAAGAGCTCCTTTCCCTTTTGCTCTGCTTCCGCCATCCCCTGCTTAAACCTGACGCTGCTTGCATTGGGCCCAAAGTTTTCGATGTTGCTGAGAATCATGGGAATGAGCGCGGTGGGATTTTCGTTCCAACGGGGCCTGGTGATATCAATCTCACTAGAACAACGCATACCATATTTTACCAGGTAAGCCCGCACGGCCTCGCTCACATCAGCGCCTCCTTCCAGTTCGGCCAGATCCTTAAAAAAGGTTTCATCACTGGCATAATGAAAATATTCCATCACCGCCGGATATGGCCGGACAACATCCGCAACATCCAACAGCGCAAGCCCCATTTCGGAAGTGACGTTGTTACCAACTGATTGGGAGAGCGTATCGGCTACGCTCTTTTCGCCCAGCCATTTTTCCGTATTTTTGTTAATCCAATTCGCTGCAAACCACCCGGCCATAGCTCCCAAGCTACGGGGATCATACAGTATTTCTTTTAATCGCTTGTGGTCCTCAACAATAAAGGCAAACAGTTCATCTCCTGATACGTTGGTAATCTTTTGCTTCAGATCCCTGATCGATGCCTCGCTGCGGGAAATAAGCTCTTGCATGATCGCTACATTATTTTGCCGGTAAATCTTGATGGCCTGAGTGAAAAGTGCCCAGGACATTCCCTCAGTGCGCATACTGAAAACTTTCTTGCCGCGCGGCAATGATTTCATAAAAGCTTTTCGCTTTGTTAAACTTAAGATAGCGTTCCGCATCAGAGGGTCGTTCTTGCCCATCATCGTACTGAGCATGATCTTTCGTCCAATGGGTGAGGCCAGGTCATGCGTTAGATCTACGAACAGCCTCCCACCCGCTTTGCGTAATGGATAATTCTCAGATAACAAGTGGAAGAAGGACATCCCCAGTGGTTTGATGGCATCCGTCATCATCTGTTGATGCCCCATGGACATATAGACCCGGTTCTGCCCATCGCTTTTCGGTATGGGGTATAAGGTAGTGATGGGGCGGCTCTGGACGATGAAAAATGTATCTTCACTAAGGCACCATTCGATATCCTGCGGGCAGCCAAAATTGGTCTCGATCTTTCTACCTATGCGCTCAAGCAACAGAATTTGCTCGTCCGTCAATGTCTGCCTATTCTGCTGCTTTGGCTCAACCTCCCGCTCCACTGTGCCCCCTTCTTCTGATGCGTAAACAGCCAATTCTTTTGTGGCTACTTTCTTATCGACGATCCTCCCTTCACGCACTTTATAGATATCAGCATTTACCAAACCAGAAACCATGGCCTCTCCAAGTCCAAAGCCGGCATCAACGGACAGCACCTTCCGGTTGGAGGTGACGGGATCAGCCGTAAACAAAATCCCCGATACTTGTGGGAAAACCATTCGCTGGATGATCACAGACAGGTATACCCTGCGGTGGTTAAAACCGTTTTGCATGCGGTAAATCACCGCCCGGTCGGTAAACAGTGACGCCCAGCACTTGCTGATATGCTGCAGTATGGCATCTTTTCCCTTGATGTTCAAATACGTATCCTGCTGGCCGGCAAAGGAGGCTAGCGGCAAGTCCTCTGCTGTAGCGCTGGAACGCACAGCATAGGCATTCTCCTCACCAAGCTTTGCGAGATAGTGAATAATCTCTTCTTTAATATCCTCGTCGATCGCTATCCCTTCGATGACCGCACGAATCTTACCGCTGATAGCACCGATTGTTTCCCTGTCGTCCACCTTTAAACCCCATAATTGATCCAGCAAGGCGTTAAACTCCTGGTTATGGCCGATTATCTTTTTATACGCCCCGGTGGTAACGCAGAAACCCTCCGGCACCCGTATTCCTTCAATCCTTGACAGTTCCCCAAGGTTTAAGCCTTTGCCCCCGACAACCGTGAGCTTTGTTTTGTCGATCATATGGAAACCAAGCACATACGAATTTATACGGGTTCCCTCCTTCACTGTTCGATTCCGTGTCGGATCATGCTTAGAAAACCATCTATCCGTTAATTTGGAGATAGTAATCAAGTTTAATCAAATTATGCCAAGTTTGTGTTACAATTATTGCCGAGAATCCTATTAGAGAAAGAACTTAGAGTGGCGTAGGTAAAAATTGGGGGGTCATAGCATCCTTCGTATTCCAGACACAAAAATAACCCGGCTTAGCCGGGTTTAACGATCGGAAACCTTATTTTCATCTTCTATGTCTTTGGCTTAAACTCACGAATATCTTCTGAATCTGGACCCTCAATATTTCCCTGGAAAGGGGGCATGGGGCTTTTTGCCTTGATATATAGCTATCAACTTATCCAACCGCTGGCTTATTTCTATTAGCTTCTTTGAATTTAGGGATTCATACTGGTATGCCTCGTATAGCCTGCAACGTTCGTTTTCAATAGCACTTAATAATTCTTCCCAAGTTGTAAACTCCAATTTAATCACCTAAGTATTCACGTATTTTTGACATATTCCTACAACCTTTATCCTACTTCTTATTAGCATACTTATCTATTGCAAAGGTATATTTCTACTTCAAAAGCACACTAACGCTAAGGCGAATAACCTATTTAAATAACATGGCTACGCCAAGGCAGAGAAGAAGGAGGTAAACAATTTTCCTAAATATATCCCCGGACATGATATTGAATAGCCGTATACCAAAAAAGGTTCCTATGATGGAAACAGGCAAAAACTTTGTACTTTCCATAAAGAGGTCGAAAGTGAGCAAACCGGTAAAAAGGTAAAGGCCCAGGGCGTAAATATTACTAAAAACAAAAAAAGTTTGCATATTTACCTTTGCTTGATATTTATTGTCCCCCGCCTTTAAAGAGTACATGACAATGGGTGGCCCCCCGGAGAGAAACGCTCCCATTAAAACACCTCCGCTCAGGCCAACACCCCCCTTTACCAAATTAGAATTAACCGTTTTATTGGCACCGGGATTTATTACTTGCTGAAGCACAAAAATTACTACAAAAACCCCCAGTGCCTTTTGTATTACCGTGGCATCAACCGACTTTAAAAGTGAAACCCCCACGGGCACCCCCGCCACTGCACCAATTATCATAGGTAACACGGCGCGTAGTTGAAAATGCTGTCTGAGGCTGAAAATTTGAATTACATTTACACTTAATGTGTGTACCACCAAAAAGGCCACGGCAGCTTTAACATCCACTAATAAAGAAAGAAAAGTCAAGGAAACTAAGGCAAAACCGAAGCCGCTGATTCCACTTGCGACGCCAGCAATGGCCAGTGCTATAGCTACTAAAACACCTGACATTCTATCGCCCCACTATATTTAACAATCAAAACACTGGATATTTAAGATTTTGGCTTTCCCAATATCATTCAATGCTAATGATATCACATTTATTTTATGTCCATATTAAATTAAAATGTTATTGTGATACATCTTTGTATCACTGCCCTGGATGGCAATTTAAAAGAGGAACTCCCACTTCTAATAGTGGGAGTCTTAAAAAAGCAGTAAACTGTTATTTTGGATCTTGAATACTACGGAGGCTATTACGGAGCGATGAATTTTTTCGGAAACGATTATAGCGTACAAAGGGCCCGGTAGCTTTGTTCCTCACTACCAGGCCCTTTATAGTTAATTTTATATCATATTATGTCATCTACATTGCTGAAAACTTGCGCCTCATGGTATTATGCTTAAGTGGTCTGGGGAAATCCTGTATGTCTACAGGAAACTAACGCCAATTAGAAACCCAGACCTTATTTTTTTTATGACAACCTAATTTCAATGTTATCATCCTTCCTTTAGTACCCGGTTACATTCCCGGTGGCATGGTATAGAAAGGCAGTTTTAATATTCCTATAGTAACGACAAAGTAAAGAGTCGTGACCACTGAAGCAATTACTGCTACTACCATACCGTGATAAAACATTCTTTTGATATTAGCACCGTAACCGGCAGCAATAGCCTGGGCACCGGTTGCAGAAACAATTGCAAAACTCCAGCTTAACGCCGCTCCAGCAACCCACATGAAGGCCACTGATCCATATTCAAGACCATTCCAGCTATGAAAGACTTCCATCACTAGCGGAACAACAATACCTGCGGCCGCCGTATCAGAAACAAACTGCGACAGAAACGTTGAGAAAACACTCAGACCGGCAATTGCTGGAATACTTCCAGCATCAACCAACGGCTGCATCCAACTGGCAAAGACTTCGGCTGCACCGGTTTTGTTTAGTACCCTACCTAATGCAACGGCTCCCGGCCAAATAAAGAGAATAGCAGCAGGAAATCCTTTTACAAGCATAGGTACATCTAATAATGTTCTTCCCTTTTCTCCTTTAGAGGGAACTAGGAACAGGAGTATCGGGAAAATCAAAAACAAATGAGACGGATGCAGCCACTTCCATGCCATTCCTGTAAGAATATCCGTGTAAAGAGGCCTGGTCATGGCCAGTAAAATAATTATTAGAAATCCGTATAGAGTGACTTTTTCTTCGAACTTCATAGGACCCATCTCTTGTAGTTCCTGCTTGTAATAATCCTTTGTACCTTTAAAGGTCTGCTCGTCAGGACCCGGTTTCATTCCATAATACATATATAGACCCACGGCACCCATTACCAGCAATGAAACCGGCAACATTCGTAAGGTCCAGTCCAGGAAGAATACCTCCTGGCCCAAGTACGTGGAAAGAAAACTCCAGGTTACTACAGCTTGGCCACCTCCCAAGGGTGTAGTCATCCCCCCTACTGAAGCACCCCAAGCTACGGCAATAAGAATATTGGTCGCTGCTTTGCTGTCATATCTATCCTGGTATGTTTTATACCCGGCATACATTAGAGCTGCAGCAGCAATTGGTGTAAAGACAGCACCGGCTGGGGTATTACCAAACACAAAGCTGATAATACCTACTAATAAAAACCAACCCAAAGCCTGTACCTGAACATTGTTACCGAACCGGCTCAAAAATGCCAGCCCCAACCTTTTGGCCAATCCCCAGTGTATCCACGCTGCAGTAAGCATGGAAGCACCTACAATAAGACTTAGATGCTTGTGCATATACAACTGTAGAACTTCTTCTCGTCCTATGAACGGATAGAACATTACCACTATGATGGGAACCAGACAGGTTAGCTTTATATCGACGACTGCAGTGATCCACCAGTAAACCATCCAAAACATAATACCGAAGCCCAGCCTGGCTTCCATGGGACCAAATATAGGAAGCATTAAAGCCACAACCAAAAGTAAGGGCCCTACTAATATCTTCAACAACTTGTCCGTACTCATTTTTTAACCCCCTTCTCCTTAACCAGTATCCAAGGGTATCCTTGAACCGTTTATTAGCAACCGACCTATCGATTTTACTTAGTGTCGTATACATTAGTGGAATAATCGCGGGGACTTCCGGCTTTAGTCAGCCCCCGCCTGGCTAGTGTATTATTTAGTTCGATGATTGCTGCTTAAGTTCGTGAAAGCATTATCTAATTTTAAAATACTACGCCTTTTGCAGTGTATTGACGCTTAACACTAAAATGATCCTTCCATTTTTTCCAGGCACGGTACCCGATAATCAGTTCTTCGTAAGGATCTCCCTCCGGCCAAACCTTTCCATATTGGGAATCATCCCATAAGCCTTTTCTCTTCCTGGCTTCTCGTTGATCAACTAACCAATCACGATAACTTTCAAAGAGAATGTGTCCGCCAGGAGAATCTAATAAGGCTGTTCGAACCCTACCATCTTTTTCACGATACAGGGCTTCGTCTTCAGGTGTTATTTCGCAAGGCTTAACACTATTTTCATAACCTGCCTCTTCCAGTTCTTTGCCAGCTACAGCGGTAAAGACTTCCTGGTCGCGAATGCTTAGCAGCCTTTTATGGATGCCAATGTATTTATCGCTAACGGCATGTCCCAGTGGTTTGTGATCGCGAGTTTGCCCACGGGCCTGTCCAATTTCACCCTTCCAAAAGTCAAGCATTGCAGGGTCATAATCTTCACCCAGGAAATCGCAAACTTTTTGTACCATCTGCTCTGGCTGGCGTACCAGATCTTCATAGGTAATGTCCATCCAAGTGGAGCTATCAAGTTTTTCTCTCCAGGGCTTAACAGCATTCCAAGAAAGCTTCCAGCTCTCAGCAGCACAGAAAATATTAGTTGGTCCGAAAGCAGACTCGAGATAGTCTGTTGCCGCATCGCGCCCGTCCCTAACGATGAATATAAATTGGGCATTAGGGAAACACTCCAGGATCGGTCCTACAAAATACAAGTTGTGGGGTGTTTTTTGGCCCCAGCGTGGCTTATTTCCGTTTTCCTTGGCAAAACGCTCATGCATGGCGCAATAAATCCCAGCGAAACTGCGTTCTTTTACCTCTGATAAAATTTCGTCCACCGCGTTGCGGGGATTTAAATCCATTCCCCACAGATTGTGGTTAAGCCCAAACAACATCTCATCAGCTAAAGTCCGAAGGTTTTCCTCCTGGTTTAAGTCACCGTGAGTGTACAAATAAGGATAGAAGCGTGGAAAAAGCCAACCTACTTCCGGTACCGCAATACGCTTATGGTGACCAAGCATTGCCATTAACAAAGTTGTCCCTGATCTTTCATGTCCTATAACAAATATTGGCCTCTCTTTTAAATTAATAGCCATTAATATT encodes:
- the ppsA gene encoding phosphoenolpyruvate synthase translates to MNSYVLGFHMIDKTKLTVVGGKGLNLGELSRIEGIRVPEGFCVTTGAYKKIIGHNQEFNALLDQLWGLKVDDRETIGAISGKIRAVIEGIAIDEDIKEEIIHYLAKLGEENAYAVRSSATAEDLPLASFAGQQDTYLNIKGKDAILQHISKCWASLFTDRAVIYRMQNGFNHRRVYLSVIIQRMVFPQVSGILFTADPVTSNRKVLSVDAGFGLGEAMVSGLVNADIYKVREGRIVDKKVATKELAVYASEEGGTVEREVEPKQQNRQTLTDEQILLLERIGRKIETNFGCPQDIEWCLSEDTFFIVQSRPITTLYPIPKSDGQNRVYMSMGHQQMMTDAIKPLGMSFFHLLSENYPLRKAGGRLFVDLTHDLASPIGRKIMLSTMMGKNDPLMRNAILSLTKRKAFMKSLPRGKKVFSMRTEGMSWALFTQAIKIYRQNNVAIMQELISRSEASIRDLKQKITNVSGDELFAFIVEDHKRLKEILYDPRSLGAMAGWFAANWINKNTEKWLGEKSVADTLSQSVGNNVTSEMGLALLDVADVVRPYPAVMEYFHYASDETFFKDLAELEGGADVSEAVRAYLVKYGMRCSSEIDITRPRWNENPTALIPMILSNIENFGPNASSVRFKQGMAEAEQKGKELLSRLEQLPGGKQKAKKTKKMISVLRNFIGYREYPKYAFIQRYWIYKQALLKEAARLVQKGVIREKEDIYYLSFGELREAVRTNRLDYSIITKRKEEYKIYEQLTPPRLMTSEGEVMSGEYNTAGIPKGALAGLPVSSGIIEGRARVVLKMADADIEDGDILVTAFTDPSWTPVFVSVKGLVTEVGGLMTHGAVIAREYGLPAVVSVENATKLIKDGQRIRVNGTEGYIEML
- a CDS encoding aspartyl-phosphate phosphatase Spo0E family protein translates to MIKLEFTTWEELLSAIENERCRLYEAYQYESLNSKKLIEISQRLDKLIAIYQGKKPHAPFPGKY
- a CDS encoding sulfite exporter TauE/SafE family protein; amino-acid sequence: MSGVLVAIALAIAGVASGISGFGFALVSLTFLSLLVDVKAAVAFLVVHTLSVNVIQIFSLRQHFQLRAVLPMIIGAVAGVPVGVSLLKSVDATVIQKALGVFVVIFVLQQVINPGANKTVNSNLVKGGVGLSGGVLMGAFLSGGPPIVMYSLKAGDNKYQAKVNMQTFFVFSNIYALGLYLFTGLLTFDLFMESTKFLPVSIIGTFFGIRLFNIMSGDIFRKIVYLLLLCLGVAMLFK
- a CDS encoding SLC13 family permease, yielding MSTDKLLKILVGPLLLVVALMLPIFGPMEARLGFGIMFWMVYWWITAVVDIKLTCLVPIIVVMFYPFIGREEVLQLYMHKHLSLIVGASMLTAAWIHWGLAKRLGLAFLSRFGNNVQVQALGWFLLVGIISFVFGNTPAGAVFTPIAAAALMYAGYKTYQDRYDSKAATNILIAVAWGASVGGMTTPLGGGQAVVTWSFLSTYLGQEVFFLDWTLRMLPVSLLVMGAVGLYMYYGMKPGPDEQTFKGTKDYYKQELQEMGPMKFEEKVTLYGFLIIILLAMTRPLYTDILTGMAWKWLHPSHLFLIFPILLFLVPSKGEKGRTLLDVPMLVKGFPAAILFIWPGAVALGRVLNKTGAAEVFASWMQPLVDAGSIPAIAGLSVFSTFLSQFVSDTAAAGIVVPLVMEVFHSWNGLEYGSVAFMWVAGAALSWSFAIVSATGAQAIAAGYGANIKRMFYHGMVVAVIASVVTTLYFVVTIGILKLPFYTMPPGM
- a CDS encoding sulfotransferase — its product is MAINLKERPIFVIGHERSGTTLLMAMLGHHKRIAVPEVGWLFPRFYPYLYTHGDLNQEENLRTLADEMLFGLNHNLWGMDLNPRNAVDEILSEVKERSFAGIYCAMHERFAKENGNKPRWGQKTPHNLYFVGPILECFPNAQFIFIVRDGRDAATDYLESAFGPTNIFCAAESWKLSWNAVKPWREKLDSSTWMDITYEDLVRQPEQMVQKVCDFLGEDYDPAMLDFWKGEIGQARGQTRDHKPLGHAVSDKYIGIHKRLLSIRDQEVFTAVAGKELEEAGYENSVKPCEITPEDEALYREKDGRVRTALLDSPGGHILFESYRDWLVDQREARKRKGLWDDSQYGKVWPEGDPYEELIIGYRAWKKWKDHFSVKRQYTAKGVVF